The Mucilaginibacter terrae region CCGCAAAGCACATGCATACCTTTAATGTGATTAAGCACTGCATTTTCGATAGTGCTTTTGTAGCATAGCATATCATAATCGATAGCTGTGAGGCTGCCTGCACCCAGCATACCTGCCAGTATAGCCAATATACCTGTACCGCAACCCATATCCAGCACCTTTAAGCCTTCAACTGGGTTTTCGAGCATGGTTTCCATCATGAGGCAGGTTGTGTCATGATGACCGGTACCAAAAGCCATTTTAGGATCGATAACTATTTCATACGGAAACTCGGGTTTTGCCTCGTGAAAAGTAGCGCGTACCCTAATTTTATCACCCAGTTCAATAGGCTTAAAATTGCTTTCCCAAACCTCGTTCCAATTGCGCTGTGGTATTAGGTTAACCTCGTACGAAAAACTAACCATATCGCTGTAAAACTCCAATCGCTCGTC contains the following coding sequences:
- the prmA gene encoding 50S ribosomal protein L11 methyltransferase, translated to MNYYELLFTILDAEEHHKDLLIDELASLGFDTFEETDFGFKAYIPSENFDKAEVDERLEFYSDMVSFSYEVNLIPQRNWNEVWESNFKPIELGDKIRVRATFHEAKPEFPYEIVIDPKMAFGTGHHDTTCLMMETMLENPVEGLKVLDMGCGTGILAILAGMLGAGSLTAIDYDMLCYKSTIENAVLNHIKGMHVLCGSKEEIPDEEFDLILANINRNILIDQMGRYAEVLKDGGHIYFSGFYETPDLAIIKEEAAKVGLKYESHKVSGNHWVAAKFVKE